In Bos indicus x Bos taurus breed Angus x Brahman F1 hybrid chromosome 1, Bos_hybrid_MaternalHap_v2.0, whole genome shotgun sequence, a single window of DNA contains:
- the GAP43 gene encoding neuromodulin isoform X2 yields the protein MLCCMRRTKQVEKNDEDQKIEQDGIKPEDKAHKAATKIQASFRGHITRKKLKGEKKGDAPAAEAEANEKDEAAVAEGTEKKEGEGSTPAEAAPGAGPKPEEKTGKAGETPSEEKKGEGAPDAATEQAAPQAPAPSEEKAGSAETESATKASTDNSPSSKAEDAPAKEESKQADVPAAVTAAAATAPAAEDAAAMATAQPPTETAESSQAEEKIGATP from the exons GTTGAAAAAAATGATGAGGACCAAAAGATTGAACAAGATGGCATCAAACCAGAAGATAAAGCTCATAAGGCCGCGACCAAAATTCAGGCTAGCTTCCGTGGACACATAACGAGGAAAAAGCTCAAAGGAGAGAAGAAGGGTGATGCCCCAGCCGCCGAGGCGGAGGCAAATGAAAAGGATGAAGCCGCCGTCGCGGAAGGCACGGagaagaaggagggagaaggcTCCACTCCGGCGGAAGCGGCCCCAGGCGCCGGCCCCAAGCCGGAGGAGAAGACCGGCAAAGCCGGCGAAACTCCTTccgaggagaagaagggggagggcGCCCCCGATGCTGCCACAGAgcaggcagccccccaggctcctgcccCCTCGGAGGAGAAGGCCGGCTCTGCTGAGACAGAAAGTGCCACTAAAGCTTCCACTGACAACTCGCCGTCCTCCAAGGCCGAAGATGCGCCGGCCAAGGAGGAGTCTAAACAAGCCGACGTGCCTGCTGCTGTCACTGCTGCTGCCGCCACCGCCCCTGCTGCAGAGGATGCTGCTGCCATGGCAACAGCCCAGCCTCCAACGGAGACTGCGGAGAGCAGCCAAGCCGAGGAGAAGATAG GGGCCACACCTTGA